The nucleotide window TTGGTAAGATATGGGCGATTAGTAAATATAAACATCCTTAAGTTGCCATAGATCTAAAGGATAGCTTCTTGAAGCTCAACGAATTATATAGAATTTATACGATTAACAGCTACCTGAAACGAGATGGGTCTTCCGAAATCCGATGAGCAGTCAACGATCGTTCTTCAACACCCTACATGATGATACCGATTCTATgttatgaaaacaaaaacaaaaacaaaaaaactgAAATAAGACCATAACTAGTTTCTGATCAAACTCACCGATGATTTACCCAAATCGGGAGGCCAGATTTTTTTGAACTTGCACAAAAAAGCAGTAGCCATGTCTGACGGCTGCGGTGGTAGTCTGACAAACGAACAACAAGAGAGAGTAGAATTTATAATCGGGTTTACCCTACAATAATTATTTTGCATTCCACCCCCTCCACTTACTCCCATTTCTACATTTTACCGTTCATATCTTAAAGTAGTAATTTTATTTGCAAGTTTTTCTCACCTAACATCTTTTTTATACTAAATGAATTTAGATAAGATGGTGGAA belongs to Helianthus annuus cultivar XRQ/B chromosome 5, HanXRQr2.0-SUNRISE, whole genome shotgun sequence and includes:
- the LOC110922984 gene encoding uncharacterized protein LOC110922984 isoform X2, which translates into the protein MGVSGGGGMQNNYCRVNPIINSTLSCCSFVRLPPQPSDMATAFLCKFKKIWPPDLGKSSGVEERSLTAHRISEDPSRFRAMVISHLRVENLKADDHNHKDDG
- the LOC110922984 gene encoding uncharacterized protein LOC110922984 isoform X1, whose amino-acid sequence is MGVSGGGGMQNNYCRVNPIINSTLSCCSFVRLPPQPSDMATAFLCKFKKIWPPDLGKSSGVEERSLTAHRISEDPSRFRSRDVVEVRGAQIGFRMLKQVPTYSSWT